From Triticum aestivum cultivar Chinese Spring chromosome 7B, IWGSC CS RefSeq v2.1, whole genome shotgun sequence:
aaccggagggttttagtccataggacaacaacaatcataccataggctagcttctagggtttagcctctatgatctcgcggtagatcaactcttgtaatactcatatcatcaagatcaatcaagcaggaaatagggtattacctccatcgagagggcccaaacctgggtaaacaccgtgtccccagcctcctgttaccattagccttatacgcacagttcgagaccccctacctgagatccgccggttttgacaccgacattggtgctttcaattagagttcctctgtgtcgtcgctgtaaggctcgatggcttctccaaccttcaacaatgccgtccagggtgagacttttctccccggacagatcttcgtgttcggcggcttcgcactgcgggccaactcgcttggccatctggagcagatcgacagctacgcccctggccatcaggtcgggttcGGGAACCTAAGCTacattgccgacatccgcggagacttgatcttcgacggattcgagcccacgtcaGGAGCGTCGAACAATCGCCACGCGCATGACTTatatctgccgtcggacagtattcgagATATCGCGCCTGCCATTGCTCCAGACTTTGATcgagagcagatcgtgccatctgaggacgggtggatggaccccgccaccgAGGCCGCACAcctatcggcgttggagccgaacacataCTCCGcttctaaggaaatctgtgtctccggacccccggacttgtctttAGTCATAGGTTTCGGACCGcatgcatccatgcccatcgaatctgattggtctccaatcatggagttcaccgccgcggatatatttcagcactcgcccttcagttacgtgctaaattcattgaggtctctctctctctgtcaggggattcctggccgaactatattcggcttgagtgggaagcaggcgacgaagaaattcattacccacccaccacccacttaatagctactgtcgatgatttgaccgacgtgctcaactttgactccgaagacatcgacggtatagacgaatatgctggagaagaacaagaaccaccgcctacagggcgctggacaaccacctcttcatatgatatatatatggtggacacccccaaagaaaacaatggtgatgaggcaacaaAGGACAACCCCTCAGGgaggaaatcaaagcatgggcgtcattggcgccgctctaaaccccgccacagcaataccggcacaggagatgaaaacaatccggaTACTATCGAAGacgaatacaaccctgatcagcctgcctttgaACATGCCGAACAATAGCAAGTTTCAAGCACTAGCCAAATATGAATATTACATATGATCTCAAGTCTACAGAAATTTAGAGAATGAAGGGGAGTAGCAGCAATTTATGGTTCAAATTAGGAGCAGAGCAGGGGGGCCAAGGAAGAAGCAGCAGCTAGAAGCTTCGAGTTCAGAGAAGGAGGAAAGTGGAGGAAGTGGAAGAGATGGAGCAGCAGCGTGGGGTTGAGAGGAAGAGCAGCAGCATTAGCGTcaggggaagcagaggaggaggagcagagagATGAACAGCGGCAGGGGCGTGGGAGAAGCAGCGAGGcaagggaaggaggaagaagagaagcaGCGAGGCAAGGAGAATCACACGGGGCACCAGACGCCTCGTCTGGTCGGGCGCGCGAGCGTGGGGTGAAGGCGCGGTGGAGGCGCTGGTGGTGCTGAAGGTACTAGGCGGCGCGGGGAGATGGCGGCGCAGGTGGTTGGCTGGTCGTGCACGCGAGCTGGTGGTGGTGGCGCTACTGGTGGAGTGGATATGGTGGTGTGGTGCTGGAGGTGAGTATGCTCGTGGATGGATGGGTGGCAGAGGCGCACCACCACACCGGCCTggacgtggcggcggccggaggtggagaaggaggtgcgagggagagagatgagtagCCAGGCCCGATCGAATCCCTCCAGCGCCTAGGGATTTTGTTCCCCTCCTTTCATCTGAACTTTGTGATTTGGccctctttcttctcttctttcttcacaaGAAGGTCCTCCCACTTCTTTATCTAGCCCCCTGGTTACTTCTCTTCATCTCACACaagtctcttcttccttctcttctcttcttcactCTCCTCGATAGCCACATAGACGGAATCTTGACGATTATTAGTGCCTTTGCGCACATTTCTGCAAGATAGACCAAAGACTAGCAAATGATCCTTTTTGATGATTATCAAGCAATATTcaatcaatcatggcaagaatggaCGAATATGTCATGATAGATGCTATATTTGAGTACCAAAATTATATATGTGAAATATacttatcaagttcccccacacttaaacttttgcttgtcctcaagcaaaggaaTATGACAAGAGCTAGATAATGAACAGTGAGCTGACTGGAGAATGTCCCAGTGAAGTAGATCTCCAAACAAAGCATGCTTTGGACTTAACTAGTGAAAATCAATGGTTAAGAGTGCTACAGAGCAATAGAGTACTAGTAAGCATGACCATTTTAAACTTTTACAATGATAAATGAGGATCAACAAGTTTAAATGATGACTGTGCCAAATGGTTCCTAAAAAGAGCATGATCCCAAGAACAAATGAACTAGAATTAAATCTTGTGATCAAATCACTTATTTACAGAGATAAAATAATGATTATATTATTATTAGTCTCACcataggaacataccaccgatcccaagaacatggtatacacctggctcgaccaattattagtttttttgtctccccaaaggaacataccaccgatcccgagaacatggtatacacctggtttgACAAttacatatttatttatttattactgtcCAAGCTACCAgatttcacatgccaccgatccagggaacatgacatgctactgtaggtagACCAGACTTATTTATTCAATATTACTTATCTTAAATGAACAACGCATAAGCACAAAAACAGGAATCATCACTTTtccatgtctggttcacatgctaccgatccagggaacatagcatgctaatccatagtggttaggtgattgctctcaatgggaacacacttagcacaaattcagcatctaaacatggtgatctaggtgtatcaaggtaaaagcagaaaatgatcaagttttctagtgtactagggatttgagcactcaaaactaataaCTTCCACAAATTTCAGCAAAGCATGCATGGtgtagatcactagtttacaaggCATTCAGAAATCAAGTTCACAAATTCACATCAAGCACAATGCCAAAGGTGAATTTCAGCTTGATAACAAGTAATAACTAGCTCAAGCAACCCAACTAGCAATTGAATTTAGCATGTATTTATGACATTCAGAATGGGTCATGAAACATCTCACCGGGCTTTGATCATGTAGCACTCGCTCGATCACCTCACCAACTGCAGCTCCTGTCCTTTTGATTCTCTATCCTCATGCCTGCTCCAGCTTCTCCCTTCCTCGTGTGTGcccccttgcttctcctcatcCCCATGCTCTGAGCCCACCAGGGTCCCAAGGAATGTCACCTTGAACCTGGTCAACATGTAATGGATCGTGCACAAGCAAAAACCTGAAAGAGCATTCAACGAAAGAGACAATACAAGTGGTAGGGATAATACCCTCCAAGTCATCAATCGAATATCCAATTACATAAGCATAGCTATAAAGCACATGTTTAGGATGGTAGAAATCAGCAAGGTCGACACTAACATGAGAATGAAATTTATCATTAAGCTCAAGACTAGCATGGGAATAATATGTTTTATTAAGCATAGGACTAGCATAAGGAAAATAAGTGTCATCATCAGGAATGAGAGCAATGCCACCAACAATGTATGTATGATCATGTCCAAGCAAATAATTTTTCAAGTCTAGCTTAATTGATGGTATAACACAATGGAAAGTAGCAGCAAAGATCTCATAAGGAAGCATGTCATCAAGAGGATTGGATAAACCTGCTAAATCACGCTCCTGTATGATGATGGGCAAATGCGTTTCTGGTTCTTAATCTTCAATCACATCAACTTCTTTTGCTTCTTCAAGATTAATAGATGATGAGTCTTCAACTTGATcactttgttgtttgagctctggATCATCTTGTGCCTTGGCTTTGAGAATTTCTTCTTGGATCTGAAGTATTTCTTCCTCTGGACTCTCGCTATCTTGCTCAGCTGAATGTGAAGGTGTTGGAACCTCacatgtatcaatggatatctcagcCACACTCAACTCAAACTGTGATGATATAGTACTGCCAGCGTTGATGTTCTTCTCAATCTTCCTTGCTTCTTCCACTAGCTCCTTTCCACTCTTAatcttcttcatttcctctagTATCACCGGCCTAATTGGATCATCTTCGGCACTCCAAGTGAACTCGAGACCAAGCAATGTGAGCTTGTCTATATCATCAAAGTCATCTTGTGTGGGCACTTGTGttgaagatgttggttgaccaaatgGAGGACCATTTAACTCCATTGGACACATCTCCTGGTGTAGAGGTATATGAATAGGAGCTGAATAAGACTGTTGTGGAGCATAGTTGTGGTTCTTCTCATTGTACCTGAATCCCTGCAATGGATAACTAGAGGCAAACGATGAGATCTCAGGGTTGTTGCTCCTATATGACATATTCAGGCTTTCAGGCCACCCATGTGAgtaattgttttggtatgagctATGCTGTTGAGCGAAGCTCATGCCAAAACAATCCGGAGGATGGGAGTAACCACGCTGACATACAGCGGGCAAATGGCCCTGAAATCCACAAATATGGCAGGTAGGAGCAACACAAGGATGGCCTCTAGAATAAGGATCATAAGAGCTAGGCCTATCCTCAAAAACTACTTCTCGCTGCCGAGCTAAATCATCTAATTGATGGGAAATCTTACTTATCAGTTCTTGAATACTTTCCGTGCTGTTTGTAGTGTTGCTTGCATAAGCCTGATGATCTGAATAGTAAGCCATAACCGAGAGGATAATCCAACctgcaaaaaaggaaaagaaaacaaaaagatacTAACTAAAACAGGGGTTAGTGGCtagagatatatcacaaatatatggcacaaactagaaaaagaagaaaaacctAGTCTATAGCCTAACACAATCGCTCGACactagtccccggcaacggcgccaaaatgatcGATAGTAGGTACAGTGGGGTTTTTATACCCAAACTACGAGTGTCGTGTTCTCCTCAGGGACTAGGCGACGGCAACTATACTCGGCTAAAGCTAGGTAATAGAATTTAGATGATGATTGCATAGAAATATAGACCTAAACTAACCAAAGTTGACGATAAAGAAAATAACACAGTAGCAAGGAAGGTTCAAATTATCTTCAACAATCTTTTTGGTATTTTCGTAATGCTTGAGAAATTAAGATACTAACAAAAGCTATCATCAATGACAAGAGAAGTAAAAGGACATGAACATAACACACACATATATATCACAGGTTCATAGCTAGCACAAGGTACAAGATATATCACCGGGACTACAAAATGAACACCGGTTACAAACAGGATTATAAAGCACATGTACTGGACTCACATCACACTAGCCAAATCTCCTTGACATAAATCAGTGCAACAATAACTAGAAGACTAAACTATCAAACATGATATATATCACAGGAACTTGAGCAACAGTCTACAGTAAACTGGACACTAATCAGTAGCAAGTGCAGTACATAATTAAtatatttcacacacacacacacacaaatgcgAATATGGTATTACAGGGCACTGTTCTAATACTCTCGGATGAACAAAAATAGTACTACAGTACTAAACAATCACTAGTCTGAAACTGAACATGTCATAGCATTATTATACAGTTACAAATCTGAACCAATAGCAAGTTTCAAGCACTAGCCAAATATGAATATTACATATGATCTCAAGTCTACAGAAATTTAGAGAATGAAGGGGAGTAGCAGCAATTTATGGTTCAGATTAGGAGCAGAGCAGGGGGCCAAGGAAGAAGCAGCTGCTAGAAGCTTCGAGTTCAGAGAAGGAGGGAAGTAGAGGAAGTGGAAGAGATGGAGCAGCAGCGTGGGGTTgagaagaagagcagcagcagcagcgttaggggaagcagaggaggaggagcagagagATGAACAGCGGCAGGGGCGTGGGAGAGGCAGCGAGGcaagggaaggaggaagaagagaagcaGCGAGGCAAGGAGAATCGCGCGGGGTACCAGACGCCTCGTCTGGTCGGGCGCGCGAGCGTGGGGTGAAGGCGCGGTGGAGGCGCTGGTGGTGCTGAAGGTACTAGGCGGCGCAGGGAGATGGCGGCGGAGGTGGTTGGCTGGTCGTGCGCGCGAGCTGGTGGTGGTGGCGCTACTTGTGGAGTGGATATGGTGGTGTGGTGCTAGAGGTGAGTATGCTCGTGGATGGATGGGTGGCAGAGGCGCACCACTACGCCGGCCTGgctgtggcggcggccggaggtggagaaggaggtgcgagggagagagatgagtagCCAGGCCCGATCGGATCCCTCCAGCAGCGCCTAGGGATTTTGTTCCCCTCCTCTCATCTGCACTTTGTGATTTGGccctctttcttctcttctttcttcacaaGAAGGTCCTCCCACTTCTTTATATAGCCCCCTGGTTACTTCTCTTCATCTCACACaagtctcttcttccttctcttctcttcttcactCTTCTCGATAGCCACATAGACGGAATCTTGACGATTATTAGTGCCTTTGCGCACATTTCTGCAAGATAGACCAAAGACTAGTAAATGATCCTTTTTGATGATTATCAAGCAATATTcaatcaatcatggcaagaatggaCAAATATGTCACGATAGATGCTATATTTGAGTACCAAAATTATATATGTGAAATATACTTATCAACGGGAAaatgccattcgtgcaccttctatacaaacCGTCCGCTtaatgacgtccagccgaggacaggcactcACAATTTGCTTCATGAGCCCAAAGAAACTGCTCGgaatgggctcggcgggccatagccggataaccaaatccttcatAGCT
This genomic window contains:
- the LOC123159014 gene encoding uncharacterized protein, giving the protein MAYYSDHQAYASNTTNSTESIQELISKISHQLDDLARQREVVFEDRPSSYDPYSRGHPCVAPTCHICGFQGHLPAVCQRGYSHPPDCFGMSFAQQHSSYQNNYSHGWPESLNMSYRSNNPEISSFASSYPLQGFRYNEKNHNYAPQQSYSAPIHIPLHQEMCPMELNGPPFGQPTSSTQVPTQDDFDDIDKLTLLGLEFTWSAEDDPIRPVILEEMKKIKSGKELVEEARKIEKNINAGSTISSQFELSVAEISIDTCEVPTPSHSAEQDSESPEEEILQIQEEILKAKAQDDPELKQQSDQVEDSSSINLEEAKEVDVIED